The following coding sequences lie in one Chitinivibrionales bacterium genomic window:
- a CDS encoding LptA/OstA family protein, whose protein sequence is MKSANSDVNTMSKDGDIISVLTGNVVFLYDDATIKSDYAKWWKSKGTVSFSSKVQILRTSQKLTSDHMDYDKNKKWLVADGNVYFYDTKERVKLTGDHGNYYLDKKFLVVEGRPRFIFFDTTAHDTLDITGKKMTYDDSLKKASVYDDVIVRKGKLFTRSNQAFYYPDSGSAQLRMAPDIAFETDSLRGDSVDLAFTKKHLKQVNVKGNGHGLYKDFGASDTTLTHLLGDSISMFLTDSGKIDSLWAFGSVKSKYFPVKNPTVTNEAYGKQMTVSFNSRGEISRVKVWGNARSIYNVEEKEGRGKNEASGDSITVSFAKGKATHVKLSGSVRGFYAPLPAPSAPKDTGIQEKQKPKLPPVKEEHK, encoded by the coding sequence ATATGACGACGCCACGATCAAATCCGACTACGCGAAATGGTGGAAGAGCAAGGGAACGGTGTCGTTTTCCAGCAAGGTGCAGATCCTCCGAACCAGCCAGAAGCTCACGTCCGACCACATGGACTACGACAAGAACAAGAAATGGCTCGTGGCCGACGGCAACGTTTACTTCTACGACACCAAGGAGCGGGTGAAGCTCACGGGCGACCATGGCAACTATTACCTCGATAAAAAATTTCTTGTCGTGGAGGGCCGGCCCCGTTTCATATTTTTCGATACAACGGCGCATGACACCCTCGACATCACGGGCAAGAAAATGACCTACGACGATTCGCTTAAAAAGGCATCGGTGTACGACGACGTCATTGTGAGAAAGGGAAAGCTGTTCACCCGCTCCAACCAGGCATTCTACTACCCCGATTCGGGAAGCGCGCAGTTGCGCATGGCGCCGGACATCGCGTTCGAGACCGACTCGCTCAGGGGCGATTCGGTCGACCTGGCGTTCACGAAAAAGCACCTGAAGCAGGTGAACGTGAAGGGCAACGGCCACGGGCTTTATAAAGATTTCGGCGCGTCCGACACCACGCTCACGCACCTTCTGGGCGACAGCATCTCGATGTTCCTCACGGACTCGGGCAAAATCGACTCCCTGTGGGCCTTCGGCAGCGTTAAAAGCAAATATTTCCCGGTGAAAAACCCGACGGTCACCAACGAGGCATACGGCAAGCAGATGACCGTGTCGTTCAACAGCCGCGGCGAAATCTCGCGCGTCAAGGTGTGGGGAAACGCCCGGAGCATCTACAACGTCGAGGAAAAGGAAGGCAGGGGGAAAAACGAGGCGAGCGGCGACAGCATAACGGTCTCGTTTGCAAAAGGCAAGGCCACGCACGTGAAGCTGTCCGGAAGCGTGCGCGGGTTTTACGCGCCCCTGCCGGCCCCGTCTGCGCCCAAAGACACCGGCATCCAGGAAAAACAAAAGCCAAAATTACCTCCTGTAAAGGAAGAACACAAGTGA
- the lptB gene encoding LPS export ABC transporter ATP-binding protein gives MTTEQAAATPGPAPATAAPSAAREIRTEDLVKIYSKRRVVDGVSITVHQGEIVGLLGPNGAGKTTTFYMIVGMIRANQGRIFLDNHEISKKPMYKRARMGIGYLSQEPSIFRKLSAGDNLMAILESQRLGIKQRRERMRQLLNELHVAHLEKSLGYQLSGGERRRVEIARALANRPDFILLDEPFAGIDPIAVEDIQSIVHELRSKNYGILITDHNVRETLRITDRAYIISEGKILISGTSKELAENPEARRIYLGQKFKLD, from the coding sequence GTGACTACCGAACAAGCAGCAGCAACTCCCGGCCCGGCGCCGGCGACCGCCGCCCCCTCCGCGGCCAGGGAAATCCGCACCGAGGACCTGGTGAAGATCTACAGCAAGCGCCGCGTGGTGGACGGGGTGTCCATCACCGTGCACCAGGGCGAGATCGTGGGCCTTCTGGGCCCCAACGGCGCGGGCAAAACCACCACCTTCTATATGATCGTAGGCATGATCCGCGCCAACCAGGGAAGGATATTCCTTGACAACCACGAAATCTCGAAAAAACCCATGTACAAGCGCGCGCGCATGGGCATCGGCTACCTGTCGCAGGAACCGTCCATTTTCCGCAAACTTTCGGCGGGTGACAACCTCATGGCCATCCTTGAATCGCAGCGCCTGGGCATCAAGCAGCGCCGGGAGCGGATGCGGCAACTCCTGAATGAGCTCCATGTGGCGCACCTGGAAAAAAGCCTCGGTTACCAGCTTTCGGGCGGCGAGCGCCGCCGCGTCGAGATCGCGCGCGCGCTCGCCAACAGGCCCGATTTCATCCTGCTCGACGAGCCGTTCGCCGGCATCGACCCCATTGCCGTGGAAGACATCCAGAGCATCGTGCATGAACTAAGGAGCAAGAACTACGGCATATTGATCACCGACCACAATGTGCGCGAGACCCTGCGCATCACCGACCGCGCCTATATCATCTCCGAGGGAAAAATCCTCATTTCCGGGACGTCAAAGGAACTGGCCGAAAACCCGGAGGCGAGGAGGATTTATTTGGGGCAGAAGTTCAAGCTGGATTGA
- a CDS encoding GSU2403 family nucleotidyltransferase fold protein produces the protein MDAKLEILYVILKDLQDADVLKHVVLVGSWCQEFYRHQFENSFEIPVTRTMDADILVPRRLKLEHPVNLHELFSKRGFVIKTRSNTGFAKFIHRELTFEFLTDAGAKPDETHYPIKDLNIVAQELHFMGIPLAYSMIVQYKDLTLRIPEPEAFALHKLIVSQRRLKPEKREKDIATAKGMFLFFKGKEHHIKRLHQIIGEMPKGWQKKIVEALKATDIVLPQ, from the coding sequence GTGGACGCAAAACTTGAAATTCTCTATGTCATCCTAAAAGACTTGCAGGATGCAGATGTGCTTAAGCATGTCGTGCTCGTTGGAAGTTGGTGTCAGGAGTTTTATCGGCACCAATTCGAGAACTCATTCGAGATACCGGTAACACGTACCATGGATGCGGACATCTTGGTTCCACGACGGCTTAAACTTGAGCATCCCGTAAATCTTCACGAGCTTTTTAGCAAACGTGGCTTTGTTATCAAGACGCGCAGCAATACCGGATTTGCTAAATTCATCCATCGGGAACTGACCTTTGAATTTCTTACCGACGCAGGTGCCAAGCCTGATGAGACGCACTATCCTATCAAAGACCTTAATATTGTCGCTCAGGAGCTCCATTTCATGGGCATTCCGCTCGCCTATTCTATGATTGTCCAGTACAAGGACCTCACGCTCAGAATTCCAGAACCGGAAGCATTTGCATTACATAAACTCATTGTCAGTCAGCGCAGGCTAAAACCGGAAAAACGGGAAAAAGACATAGCTACCGCAAAAGGCATGTTCCTGTTTTTCAAAGGCAAAGAGCATCACATCAAGAGATTACATCAGATTATCGGGGAAATGCCTAAAGGCTGGCAGAAAAAAATCGTTGAGGCACTCAAAGCAACCGATATCGTATTGCCCCAATAA
- the rpoN gene encoding RNA polymerase factor sigma-54 has product MNLGLDLSMKLQQKLSFQMIQSLKLLQVNTLQLEQLLKTELEMNPVLEESDEPETEEEAPEKDEAGDEKEDDPELEVNEDKVDWEEYLEEGFDIGGRMSEETDPNKEHFEPQPVHQVTLDEHLTAQLNDKNVEEKQKLLVKFLISSLEPDGYLRLPLKDIADYLGITEIAVEEALKVVWTMEPAGIGARNLQECLRLQLARKHRENSLAMRIITEAWDLFEKLKLPEIARQVGVDVREVQAAADEIKTLHPRPGSLVTGEIPSTIVPDLIVEKVDGQFEVYLNDRSVPMVHINRSYMQLIKRGGPAKKEVKNYIREKLNSAAWLVRSIEQRRTTMLKVMSAIVERQMTFFEKGPPNLNPLKLQDIATMVGMHISTVSRVTSNKYVQTPHGIFELKYFFTESMGQDLEGGDVSAEKIRNRIRELIETENTKKPLSDQKLSDILAREGFTVARRTVAKYREQQKLLPARMRQKYD; this is encoded by the coding sequence ATGAATCTCGGTCTTGACCTTTCCATGAAGCTGCAGCAGAAGCTGTCATTCCAGATGATACAGTCATTGAAGCTTCTGCAGGTGAACACGCTGCAACTCGAGCAGCTGCTGAAGACAGAGCTCGAAATGAATCCCGTGCTTGAAGAATCCGATGAACCGGAAACCGAAGAAGAGGCGCCTGAAAAGGACGAAGCTGGAGATGAAAAAGAAGACGATCCGGAGCTTGAGGTAAATGAAGACAAGGTGGATTGGGAGGAATACCTCGAGGAGGGATTTGACATCGGCGGCAGGATGAGCGAGGAGACCGACCCCAACAAGGAGCACTTTGAACCGCAACCGGTGCATCAGGTCACGCTCGACGAGCACCTCACCGCGCAACTCAACGATAAAAATGTCGAAGAAAAACAAAAACTGCTGGTAAAATTCCTCATCAGCAGCCTGGAGCCGGACGGGTATCTCCGGCTTCCCCTCAAGGACATCGCCGATTATCTCGGCATCACCGAAATCGCGGTCGAGGAGGCGCTCAAGGTGGTCTGGACCATGGAGCCGGCCGGCATCGGCGCGCGCAATCTCCAGGAATGTCTCAGGCTCCAGCTCGCCCGTAAGCATCGGGAGAATTCGCTCGCCATGCGCATCATCACCGAGGCGTGGGATTTGTTCGAGAAGCTCAAGCTTCCCGAAATCGCGCGGCAGGTGGGCGTTGACGTACGCGAAGTGCAGGCGGCGGCCGACGAGATAAAGACCCTTCATCCAAGGCCGGGCTCGCTGGTCACCGGCGAAATCCCGTCAACCATCGTTCCCGATCTCATTGTCGAAAAAGTGGACGGCCAATTCGAGGTGTATCTCAACGACCGCTCGGTGCCCATGGTCCACATCAACCGCTCGTACATGCAGCTCATCAAGCGCGGCGGGCCGGCGAAAAAGGAAGTGAAGAACTACATCCGCGAAAAGCTCAACAGCGCCGCCTGGCTCGTGCGCTCCATTGAGCAGCGCCGCACCACCATGCTCAAGGTGATGTCGGCCATCGTGGAACGCCAGATGACCTTTTTTGAAAAAGGTCCGCCCAACCTCAACCCGCTCAAACTGCAGGACATCGCCACCATGGTGGGCATGCACATCTCCACGGTGAGCCGCGTCACGAGCAATAAATACGTCCAGACCCCGCACGGTATATTCGAGCTCAAGTATTTCTTCACCGAATCCATGGGACAGGACCTCGAGGGCGGGGACGTTTCGGCTGAAAAAATCAGAAACCGCATCCGCGAGCTCATTGAGACCGAGAACACCAAGAAACCGCTTTCGGACCAGAAACTGTCCGACATCCTGGCGCGCGAAGGATTTACCGTGGCGCGCCGCACCGTTGCAAAATACCGGGAGCAGCAGAAGCTCCTTCCGGCGCGCATGAGGCAGAAATATGACTGA
- the lipA gene encoding lipoyl synthase gives MTDPQSAAQRRLPSWLKRPLVPTATYRRLEQSLTDAHLNTVCSEAKCPNRAECFSRGTATFLILGSVCTRSCGFCGITHGAPQPVDKDEPRRVAEAVRRMAVSHAVITSVTRDDLPDGGACQFAAVIRLLKREMPAITIEVLVPDFHGNDASLCTVLDEGPHVFNHNIETVPRLYPMVRPQANYSRSLEMLAKAARNEVQLNVKSGVMVGLGETRKEVFSTLDDLRRTGCAMVTIGQYLRPSKDQVPVQEFVTPEQFDEYRNHGLSLGFTEVSAGPFVRSSYRAEEMVKEKMKR, from the coding sequence ATGACTGACCCTCAGAGCGCCGCGCAGCGGCGGCTTCCTTCCTGGCTCAAACGTCCTTTGGTCCCGACAGCAACTTACCGGCGGCTGGAGCAGTCATTGACAGACGCGCATCTTAACACCGTGTGCAGCGAGGCAAAATGCCCCAACCGGGCCGAATGCTTTTCCCGGGGCACGGCTACCTTCCTCATTCTGGGCAGCGTTTGCACCCGCAGCTGCGGATTTTGCGGCATCACGCACGGCGCGCCGCAGCCTGTTGACAAAGACGAACCGCGCCGCGTGGCCGAAGCGGTGAGGCGCATGGCCGTGTCCCATGCCGTGATCACGTCGGTGACGCGGGACGATCTGCCCGACGGCGGAGCGTGCCAGTTCGCCGCGGTGATTCGGTTGCTCAAACGGGAAATGCCAGCCATCACCATTGAAGTGCTGGTGCCTGATTTTCACGGAAACGACGCATCGCTTTGCACGGTACTGGACGAAGGCCCCCATGTTTTCAACCACAACATCGAGACCGTTCCGCGTCTTTATCCGATGGTGCGGCCGCAGGCAAATTATTCGCGGTCGTTGGAAATGCTTGCAAAAGCGGCGCGAAATGAGGTACAATTAAATGTCAAATCAGGAGTTATGGTGGGGCTCGGCGAAACGCGGAAGGAGGTCTTTTCCACGTTGGATGACCTGCGTCGCACCGGTTGCGCCATGGTGACCATCGGCCAGTATTTGCGTCCGTCAAAGGATCAGGTGCCGGTGCAAGAATTCGTCACGCCGGAGCAATTTGATGAATATCGAAACCACGGACTGTCACTCGGCTTTACAGAAGTAAGTGCCGGGCCGTTCGTAAGGAGTTCATACCGGGCGGAAGAAATGGTAAAGGAAAAAATGAAGCGTTGA
- the raiA gene encoding ribosome-associated translation inhibitor RaiA codes for MEIQITSRHEKASQSLQDTITAEMEGLQKYYDRISSCHVILDKERGKEIMEIVIHMAGHTVAAVAKAENLGKAMDAAIIKIERQLKKINEKIKSHKGKGNNRGRQKD; via the coding sequence ATGGAAATTCAGATTACTTCGCGGCATGAAAAAGCATCGCAGAGCCTTCAGGATACCATAACCGCCGAAATGGAAGGCCTGCAAAAGTACTACGACCGCATCTCCTCGTGCCATGTGATTCTCGACAAGGAGCGCGGAAAGGAAATCATGGAAATCGTGATACACATGGCGGGCCACACCGTTGCCGCCGTGGCAAAAGCCGAAAATCTCGGCAAGGCCATGGACGCCGCCATCATTAAAATTGAGCGCCAGCTAAAAAAAATCAACGAGAAAATAAAAAGCCATAAGGGAAAAGGCAATAACAGGGGACGGCAGAAGGATTGA